From Pan troglodytes isolate AG18354 chromosome 1, NHGRI_mPanTro3-v2.0_pri, whole genome shotgun sequence:
tgctcggctaattaaaaaaaaaaaaaaatagaggccaAGCACCagtgactcacagctgtaatcccagcactttgggaggccaaggcaggtggatcacttgaggtcaggtgttcgagaccaacctggccagcagggtgaaaccccacctctactaaaaatacaaaacttagccaggcatggtttcaGATGTCTGTGACACCAGCTTCTGAGgatggagactgaggcatgagaattgctggaacccgggaggtaaaggttgcagtgagttgagatcgtgccactgcactccagtctgggcaacacagtgagactccaaccccacccccaaaaaaaacGTTGTGTAGAGGAGGATTTCTGtggtgttgtccaggttggtctcaaacccacgggctgaaatgatcctcccactttggcctcccaaagtgttggggttaaaggcatgagtcactgctcccttCAAGAATTTTGAAATGACCTAAACCAAAGCACAAtcaacttttttgaaataaagacagaactgcatttagaggaaaaaattcaaagcttcaaattgttcatatgaaaaaaaaaaggacaggataTAGCGCTGTGCCATCGTAGGCTGCACTGTCACCATCCCAGACCGACTGATTGTAGGTCAGATGGAAGTGTCCTTACAGAAATGAGTGACTTACCAGATCTGGATGTAGTCTAGAAGGTGCTCAGACCTCAGGAAGAACCAAGCAGGAACTCCAGGCTTGAAGACTTTGGGTCTCTCCTGTGGGTCTTCAGAAGCTTTTATTGACCTTTCTAATCACAACTCCCACCCACGCCCTTCCACGTATGCACTGCTAGCTTCCAATCAAAAAGCAATATCTGATTGCATTTCTGAAGCTCCacccagttaatcctgattggGTTTTTGGCTCTCCCCAGATTAATGGATTGAGTCAGATATCCATTCATATCACATATCTATATTCAGTTCGTGAAGCAAACAATTGACAGTGTTAGGGATAGGGTAGAAGTCCAGCATACATTCATTCAAGggtgggcgaggtggctcatacctgtaattccagcactttggaaggacaaggtgagtagatcacctgatgtcaggggttcaagaccagccaggtcaaaaaggtgaaaccccgtctctacaaaaatacaaaaattagctgggcatgatggcaggcgcctgaaacccagctacttgggaggctgaggcaggagaattgcttgaacccaggaggcgatggttgcagtgagccagaattgtgccactgcactccagtctgggtgacagagggacattctgtcaaaaaataaaaaaatcattcattcatgaacTCCACAAACACTGATGGTATTTTACTAATATGTGAACTTCATAGTCTTGAGTGTGAGGCAGGGAAGGATTTGATCTGTTTACGAcattagacagaaaaataaaatctgaaagtaGTGTTGTTAGGAGATCCTTGGccacatcaaaatataaaaatgctttatactttaaaaagctttataaaaACAGAGGAGTCATCCCTATGAAATCAGAATAAAAATCTCAAGGTATTGAATGGTTTTTGGGATTTTGTATAACCTAAGGTAGCAGATTACATGCTCGTTCTGGTGGAGGAGAGGTGCCACTGAGGGCGTGAGTGGTCTCAGGGCTTAGGTTAAGGCTTctttggaagaaattgaaaccacttccctaaactttataaatttaatcagtgaagaagggagggagagaaacaaaaataaaccaagcttGCAACACATTCAGCATTCATCAGGAGGTCTTCTTGCTCTCTGACCTGGTTCCTCATGGTTGCTGGCAGCCTACTGTTCCAAAATCATATAGACCTTAGATTACAGTTCCCCTTAACTTCCCTGCAGACAACGATTTACGCATTGTAAAACATTAACTTTTTCATCTGAGATATTCTTTCAGGTTCTGCATGTCAGTGAAACTACTGATGCCAGCTGATCTGAAGGGCCCTGCAATGCACCAactcaccaaagaatgcagtttctACATCCTGTTGACTTCTTCCCTCTTACTGCTACCCCAACTTTCCAGCCCCTTGCTATCCAGCATCCACTGGAAACCCTCAGTACTCCTTGGGGAGATGAATTTGAGGATCTCCTCCTAGCTTCTCATTCAGCCAACTTGTGATCATTAAActctctgctgcaaaccctgcaGTCTCAGAATATTGCTAAGCTACTGTGCAGCAGGCATAGGAACCTGATGGTCCTGTAATAAAGTCATGTGAAAATTACAAATGGGAAGTGATGGTGGAGCTGGTCAGGGTTGAGCTGGGTTTTTAATGGGAACCTGGGAGTGAACCAAGACTTGCTGAACATGTTGGGGGTTATTGAGTGGGTGTAAGAGGAATCTATCTAACATTGCACTGATGCCCTTTTGGTTTTAATCCTTATGACCAAGTATGAGTCTTTCAAAACAATTTGTATAATCctccttatttttcctttcaaaacctTCAACTTCCTTTATCTCCCCAAATAATCTCACATCTATTCCCATTTCTTTGCTTActtcataataaacatttttttttacagagtcttctTCTCTGTTAAGTAGACCATATATGTTGTTGCCACACAAGATGAGTAACCTGGTTCTCTGGACAGAAAGGGTCAAAAGGATCCCATTCCTCAACAGCTGGGGGTGATGTAAAGGTCATGGTTATTCTTTGTCATATCGGCACCTGCATATTGCCAGTGAAAACTTGCAGGGCACATTGGGCAGGCTTCCAAATTCACCACCTGTGGAAGGTCTTTCGATTGGCTTACATCCTGTCCCTGAGTAAAGTGTCTGATCATGAGTTCATGAGTGCCTCAAACCCCACAAGTATTGATGAAGGCTTCACCCACTGACAGTGAGAAGGACGCTGATTTGATTCTGATCATGAAGTTTTGCTGGTTGTCTTGCAAGGAATATGTTTTATCCTGTTATGTTGTTATCTAAAGCCAATGATTGTAACCTCTGTCTTGTCCTGtccaatggaaaaaaacaaaaacaaaaactcaattcTATTTGAGCCTTGCCAGGTcaataagacaaaagaaaatttaaaaacaaactgatAGGAGGAGTCCCATTCCCTTCTTTTAACCTTTCTTACAAAAGCATTCCAACTTGTAACAGACTTTGGAAAACACCCACTTTGTCAGTGTGTGTCTTCCAGGTCAATCCTCACATTTAGCTTCCAGTGAAGCTTTCGTTAATTATTTCTACCTCAACAGCCTTATCTTCTATTGACACAAGGTTGCATGGTAATGGTTTGAATTGGggtgggaagaaaaaatatttctatgtctTTTATAAAGTAATCCTTGCATGTCATCTCCATAGAAGAATGAGTAGGTTCCTCTCCAAATATGTCCTGAGTATTGATGCATCCAATAaacaaaactaatatttatttcatatactaGAGCTATAGATGCATTCTATTTCCCTCTAGAATCTCCAATGAACCAATGTCTAGTTTCAGTAAGTTTCTCTGATTATATGGCAGAGGGTAACATGGTcatgttctgattctgtgtcTATGTCGATAACTATAGCGTTCCAGTCTTCATAATATGCGTCAAACCAGAGTTTATTCTAGTCGGAGTCTGGCACACCATCTAGATTAGACCCAGTTACACTAATGTTTTCTATGCATAGAGATAAGTTACCAGTAATGAAATCAATAATAGTCATAGGTCACCCATTTGCACCTATAGCTTCTTCTCAATGCCAAgtcatttaattataaatattaaccaACCTACCAAAGGAAGGATAACAAATCTTATCATGAATTTAGCATCCTCAATTGCTACCCAACGGTGTACGAAAGCAGGTTTTAGTATTAGGTGTGATCCTTCCCTTTCATCTAAATGACTCCATAGCCAGCAATTGCTTTGGTTAGTGAGAGTGGCTACATTTTGAACAGAAGATCTTAGAAAGTGTTTGGTTTGAGTGGTGAAAGTACCTAACAACATAAAATATAGGTTTGATAATTTTGtgttaatacaaaacaaaaccaagtctCAGTCAATGGAAGAAGatcaaatggagtcttgctccattgtctTGGAAAAGCTGTCTACCAGGTGATGATGTGTGCTTCTAGGGAAGGCTTTTCCTCAGATATCCTTAAGTTTAAGTCATCTGGTACGGTCCCATCCAATGCTGTTCATGGGCAGATTTCCCTTGGTGTCATTTCTAAAGGATGCAATCTCCAAATGCTAGGGCATGAAGGTCTAAGCATCACTGAAAGCCTCCTTCACCTAGTGGAAATAGTCTTTCAAATACTGCATCAAGGTCTTGCAGTATTGATTCATATTGTTACTGAACGATGGGCTCACTCTTCTAAGTGCATAGAACCCAATACTATGACACCATGtttgagaaaagtaaaaaagattcagccaggcatggtggctcacgcctataatcccagcactttaggaggctgaggcaggcagatcccaaggtcagaggtttgagaccaacctggccaacatggagaaaccccctttctgctaaaaatacaaaagttagctcagtgtggtgacatgtgcctataatcccagctactcaggaggctgaggcaggagaaccacttgaacccaggatgcagaagttgcagtgagccaaggtagcaccattgtactccagcctgggcaacagagactctgtctctaaacaaaaaataaaaagaatgcagtCTCCTTTATTGGTTCAGCTAATTTTAGTTTCAAGATACAGTTTGTTCACTCAACCTTTGTAGAATACGAAGGATAATGAAGTTTATATTAGTGCCATTGGATCAGTAAAATCTTACCTGTGTGATAACCTGCCCAGTAACTGAGTTCTCCTCCCATTGGAGATTTCTCCAGAGATGCCCCAGAAAGGAAGcaaattttataatcatttttttgACTATGACTGTGGCATCAGTCTTTCTAAAAAGGTAATCTACAACCCATCCTGAAAACGGACACACAATCACAAGAACTGTAGCCTTTTTACATGGCTCACTGACATCATTGGTCCACGACAACCCCGTTTCTTGCagctatatgtgtgtatgtctacCTATTCATATCTGtatctatttccttttattaCCATGATTCACTTCCACTCTCCTTTCCATAGACAGCCACTCTACTCTTTGACCTAGCCTTGAATTTGCTTGTGACCTCATGGAACATAAGTATATGGAAAGCATATAGACTATATACTTGCattttgtatgtgtatttatttaaatcCACATATATGTTATAGCGTATGGTGCTACAGAAAAGGACCTCACAATTAATTGTCCAGTCCCAGACACTTTGGAGAGTGAATAGACATGctgttataataattattattatttttggagatagtgtctggctctgtggccaggctggagtgcaatggcatgatctcggctcactgcaacctctacctcttgggttcaagtgcctctcctgcctcggcctcctgagtacctgggattacaggtgcccgccaccacgcctggctcttttttgtatttttagtaggaatggagtttctccatgttggccaggcttgtcttgaactcctgacctcagctgatccacctgcctcagcctccgaaagtgctgggaatacaggcctgagccactgcactcggcctctCATGTGCCTTTTTAAATTGATGGGAAAATGACACCCAGGATAATTTATGGCCATTGTGGGAATTATTGGAAATCTTTAAGACTGTTTTTCTTACAAAACCACAATTGTAGGATTAAACAGTCTGAACGGGATGCTAGCACGTAGAGCCTTCTaaactctctcttctttttttggggAATTTGGGATCTGCCTACTGATTACAATTAATTGGTTGTCTTAAAAAACTCTttggttaagatttttttttgacaaggtctcactctgttgcccaggctggagtacagcagtggtgtgaacatggctcactgctgcctcaatctTCTgaactcaagggattctcccacctcagccacccaagtagctgggactacagatccatgccaccaagcccggctaattttttaaaaaagaagcagggCATTGGTGGCTCactggtgtaatcccagcacattgggaggccaaggcaggtggatcacttgaggttaggagttcgagaccagcctggccaacatggtgaaaccctgtttctaccaaaaatataaaaattagccgggcatggtggcgggtggctataatcccagctactcaggaggctgaggcatgagaatcgcttgagcctgggaggcagaggttggagtgagttgagatcatgccactgcactccagcctgggtaacagagccagataCCATCCCCACCCCtcaaaacaaatgttttgtagagatagggatttgccatgttgcccaggttggtctcgaacccctgggctcaaatgatcctcccaccttggcctcccaaagtgttggaattataggcatgagtcactgctcccaacaataatttttttctttaaattcctgGTTTAATAAGGACTTgtttattttgaggaaaaaaggtCCCAAACATGGAGCTGTTCACAAAAATAACCCACAGTATCAACtttagaaaacacattttaagagTATAACACTAATTATTTTTCTGAGGATGCATTTGACATGCCAACTCTCATTCACAAAAATACATTGTTAGATTTTTGTTGAACTGCCCCACACAGCACACTAATATGGGGTGTAACACACATACTTCTAACTCCAAGCTGCTATCAGGAGCTACTCAACTCAATGAGATTGCCTTTGCAGTTAGGGAAGCAACTACTGAACTTATGTATGAAAGAAAAGAACCGTATTCCCTGAATAacaagagattattttggagacagttgATAAAAACCATACATCCTTTTTACTGTTAAGTCATAAAGAGGtgtcaaaattaaaagcaaaaattacaggGTAAGACTTAAGAAAACTTCTAGGAGCATCAAGGGAAGTGAAAATGGAACCAGGTGCAGGGCaatatgaattaatgaatgtgGGAAGGACAAGGATGGGGAGAACAGTAAGCATGTGCTGAAGATACTAAGGGAGAGGATCTGGTGAAAAATTTGATGTTAGACAAGCTCCTAGGTAAAGAAACAATGGGATAAGATTTCTCAACCCCCCTATGTGCTTAAGAGTCATCCTGGCCATTGGTGCTGTCTCTGttatcctctccttcctcagccccttTTTCATCATCCTTGATCAACTCCAGCTGGTTGTCCCCCTGatcttcattatcatcatcatacaGTAGGTCCCCCTCCTCAACAGAGTCATCTGCACCCCCCTCAGACTCCATCTTCACATGTGTCTCATCGTTCTTCATGGAGCTACTGCTCTGCTCCTCTTCTGACTTAGCATTTTTCACCTCTACCTCTTGTTTGCTctgttccttttcaattttttccagGTTTTCCAGGAGAGAATCCACTTTCTGTTTTATCTGGGTCAACTCCTGCTTAATGGCCTGAAGGTCATCTCCTTTCAGCTTTCCAGACTTGGAAGATCCCCGCTTTCCACTCTTAGAATTGAAGCCACTTTTGCCCCTTCGTGAGGTGTTTCCTGATACGCGCTGACGTTTCGAGGGCACTACAGCCAATGCCATAGCAGGAGGAGGAGGTACACGTGCTGGGAAACTGTACATCCCATCATAATAATGCCGTTGAAAGCCATAGTCCAAGTCAAAAGAGGAGCCGTACATCTCTGCTGCTGATCGTTTCACACCTGCGTTTCCTCGATTCACTTTTGGCTCTGCAGCCAGGTTAATATCTACAACTTGGTCAGCAATCATTCTGCCATCCTCTCCTGCTACAGCAGCCCGGGCATTTTTCTCCTTATCATATTGAACGAAGGCAAAGCCCTTATGAACAGAGCAGCCTGCAATTTTGCCATACTTGGAAAAGATCACCTCCACATCTGATTTCTTGACAAGAGTGTTGAGATTCCCAATGAACACACGGGAGTTCATGGAGTGAGGATCCATCTTGTTGGTAACGTTGCTGGCCATTGTGTTGGATGATAAGGTTTCTCCAAAAGCCAAaaacaggaggagggagggagaagagattcGATTCTAAGTCTCCTACTGCCGGGTTCTACGTGGAGAAGCTGACTGCAGCTCGAGGCCAGAAATGCAGCCAAAACAGCTCAGTCTTCCTCTCTTCACAAAATGGCTCCCAACAAGAATTCTGAAATGACGTAAAGAAAAGCACAatcaacatttttgaaataaagacaaaactgcatttagaaaaaaaaagatcaaagctTGAAACCGttcttatgaaaaaaagaaaaaaagacaggataTAGTTCTGTGCCATCGTAGGCTGCACTGTCATCATTCTACATCGGCTGACTGTAGGTCAGATGGGAGTGTCCTTACAGAAATTAGTGACTTACCAGATCTGGACTCAGTTTGCAGGGTGTTCAGACCTCAGGAAGAACCAAGCAGGAACTCCAGGCTTGAAGACTTTGGGTCTCTCCTGTGGGTCTTTAGAAGCTTTTATTGACCTTTCTAATCACAACTCCCACCCACGCCCTTCCACGTATGCACTGCTAGCTTCCAATCAAAAAGCAATATCTGATTGCATTTCTGAAGTTCCACCCAGCTAATCCTGATTGGGTTTTTGGCTTTCCGCAGATTAATGGATTGAACCAAATATCCATTCATATCACATATCCATATTCATTTCATGAATCAAGAAATTGACAGCATTAGGGATAGAGTGGAAGtcaagaattcattcatttaaggcCGGCtgagttggctcatgcctgtaatcccagcactttgggaggccaagacaggcggatcacctgaggtcaggagttcaagaccagcttggccaatatggtgaaaccctgtctctacaaaaatacaaaattatccgggcatgatggcagctgcctgtaatccagatacttgggaggctgaggtgggagaattgcttgaacccaggaggctgaggttgcagtgagctgagattgcacacagccctccagactgggtgactgagggagactctgtcaacaacaacaacaacaacaacaacaacaacaacaaaaaagaatgccTTCATTCACGAACTCCACAAGAACTGATGGAATTTTACTGATATGTCACCTTCATAGCCCTGAGTGTGAGGCAGGGAAGGGGTTGATCTGTTCCGGAcattagacagaaaaataaaacctgagaGTAGTGTTGTTGGGAGATC
This genomic window contains:
- the LOC129143178 gene encoding heterogeneous nuclear ribonucleoprotein C-like 1, which translates into the protein MASNVTNKMDPHSMNSRVFIGNLNTLVKKSDVEVIFSKYGKIAGCSVHKGFAFVQYDKEKNARAAVAGEDGRMIADQVVDINLAAEPKVNRGNAGVKRSAAEMYGSSFDLDYGFQRHYYDGMYSFPARVPPPPAMALAVVPSKRQRVSGNTSRRGKSGFNSKSGKRGSSKSGKLKGDDLQAIKQELTQIKQKVDSLLENLEKIEKEQSKQEVEVKNAKSEEEQSSSSMKNDETHVKMESEGGADDSVEEGDLLYDDDNEDQGDNQLELIKDDEKGAEEGEDNRDSTNGQDDS